The Mytilus edulis chromosome 12, xbMytEdul2.2, whole genome shotgun sequence genome contains a region encoding:
- the LOC139497165 gene encoding uncharacterized sodium-dependent transporter YocR-like, producing the protein MTHYQTFSMELKPSENSEQQYFKTRIGLIFSCLGCVVGTGNIWRFPRIVANNSDEKGGLVFLIVWSLFLFLWSIPMLLIEYGTGRYTKKAIIGSFQQFLGEKGSWCGAWISMVTFFISCYYSVVLGWCFYYVVYCIANELPDNVEDSRAIFRDYAEESKWPLLTHAIALMVAGLSVIKGVKTIEKVNLFLVPILLAILLFTFIWSLTREYADYGIKYLFTPNWESFKEPRLWVDAISQNAFDTGAGMGIFIPYSSFMSVDNAIVKYGIFIPSLNNLISLICGMMIYAAVFSILIVSRGVLAKDEYLTILKDSGPASTGLTFIWIPVLFSTLGTFGRVLSILFFTCLSFAGITSLISNMELVTHTLQDFGVPRKFGTPATVIVTFLVGMMSALDINILTNQDFVWGFALVINGMMLQAMVIFYGTENFRKNLFNRFSLDDWKLPRIWGWMIKFVLPVEAVAIIAWWAIDLIDGETGDGEKWYEFGRETFVMTILQWGSLMLLVILVNCVVYFYRHKEPALDKRPILDDVDTVMTDTKTPEKQGLSGLTESYKSIRL; encoded by the exons ATGACACATTATCAAACATTTAGTATGGAACTCAAACCATCAGAG aaCTCAGAACAACAGTATTTTAAGACCCGTATTGGTTTGATATTTTCATGCCTGGGTTGTGTTGTCGGAACAGGAAACATATGGAGATTCCCGAGAATTGTTGCAAATAATAGCGACGAAAAAG GAGGTCTTGTATTTTTGATTGTATGGTCTTTATTCCTGTTTCTATGGTCCATACCCATGTTACTGATAGAGTATGGTACAGGCCGGTACACAAAGAAAGCTATCATTGGCTCATTCCAACAATTCCTGGGGGAGAAAGGATCCTGGTGTGGAGCATGGATCTCAATGGTTACATTTTTCATATC ATGTTACTATTCAGTAGTGTTAGGGTGGTGTTTCTACTATGTTGTTTACTGTATAGCCAATGAACTTCCAGACAACGTAGAAGATAGTCGTGCAATATTCAGGGACTATGCCGAG gAAAGTAAATGGCCCTTATTGACTCATGCTATAGCGTTGATGGTAGCAGGACTGTCGGTTATCAAGGgagttaaaacaattgaaaaagtcAATTTGTTCCTGGTTCCCATCCTACTGGCAATCTTATTGTTTACGTTCATCTGGTCCCTAACAAGAGAATATGCTGATTATGGTATCAAGTACCTCTTCACACCAAACTGGG AATCCTTCAAGGAGCCCCGACTTTGGGTCGATGCAATCAGCCAAAATGCATTTGATACTGGAGCAGGTATGGGAATTTTTATTCCCTATTCATCGTTTATGAGTGTGGACAATGCTATTGTCAAATATGGAATTTTTATTCCTTCGTTAAATAACCTTATCAG TTTGATTTGCGGAATGATGATATATGCTGCCGTGTTTTCTATACTGATAGTTAGCCGTGGTGTTCTGGCTAAGGACGAGTACCTGACCATCCTTAAAGACAGTGGTCCTGCTAGTACCGGACTTACTTTTATTTG GATACCTGTACTATTTTCTACTTTGGGCACTTTTGGTCGagttttgtccattctatttttCACCTGTCTGTCATTCGCTGGGATAACATCACTCATATCAAATATGGAGTTAGTCACCCATACACTACAGGATTTTGGAG TTCCTAGAAAGTTTGGTACACCTGCCACAGTAATAGTAACTTTTTTGGTTGGTATGATGTCAGCATTggatataaatattttaacaaatcag GATTTTGTTTGGGGATTTGCATTAGTTATTAATGGAATGATGCTACAAGCTATGGTAATTTTTTACGGAACTGAAAACTTTAGAAAGAATCTTTTCAACAGATTTAGTTTGGACGATTGGAAACTTCCTAGAATTTGGGGATGGATGATTAA GTTCGTTTTGCCAGTTGAAGCTGTAGCTATCATTGCATGGTGGGCCATTGACTTGATTGATGGCGAAACCGGCGATGGAGAAAAGTGGTATGAATTTGGACGAGAAACATTTGTTATGACAATTCTTCAG TGGGGCAGCTTAATGTTATTAGTGATCCTAGTAAACTGTGTAGTTTATTTTTACCGACACAAGGAACCAGCATTAGACAAACGACCGATTCTAGATGACGTAGACACAGTGATGACTGATACCAAAACTCCCGAGAAGCAAGGATTATCGGGACTCACCGAGTCATACAAATCAATTCGTTTGTAA